The stretch of DNA GTGAAAAGGTAGTTGTCCGCCGGATCTCCCGCATCGAGGGTGGCACGGTTGACGCTTACCTGCACAAGACCTCCAAGGACCTGCCGGCCCAGGTTGGCGTGCTGTTCGCTGTTGCGGGTGACGGCGAAGCCGCTGCCACCGCAGCACACGACGTCGCCGTCCACATCGCCGCCATGGCTCCGAACTACCTGACCCGCGACGACGTTCCGTCCGACCTGGTCGAGTCCGAGCGCCGCATCGCCGAAGAGACCGCCAAGGCCGAGGGCAAGCCCGAAGCTGCACTCACCAAGATCGTGGAAGGCCGCGTGACGGGCTTCTACAAGGGTGAGGTCCTGGTTGACCAGGCATTCGCCAAGGACGCGAAGAAGTCCGTGGCACAGGTCCTCGAAGAGGCCGGTGTCAAGGGAACCGCTTTCGCGCGCTTCCGCGTCGGCTCCTAGTCGAAACTGTGAGGGGGTGGCCACTTCGGTGGCCGCCCCTTTTGCATGCACCGGCTTTGCATGCACCCGGTTGCATGCCACGGGCCGGTTCCAAGCATCGGCCCCAGCACGATAACCTTTTTTCAGACCCCCAACCGGAAGGCATCATGGAAGCCGTCAACACTGTAATGCAGCCAGAGAAAAGTCGGCGCCGCGTCCTCCTGAAGCTCTCCGGCGAGGTTTTCGGCGGCGGGAAGCTGGGCGTTGACCCGGAAACCGTCCGCGACGTCGCCAAGCAGATCGCCGCAGCAGTCCCTGAGGTGGAAGTGGCCATCGTGGTTGGCGGCGGCAACTTCTTCCGCGGCGCCGAACTGTCCCAGAGCGGCATGGACCGCTCCCGGGCCGACTACATGGGCATGCTCGGAACTGTGATGAACTGCCTGGCACTGCAGGACTTCCTGGAGCAGGCCGGCGTCGAAACCCGGGTCCAGAGCGCCATCACCATGGGACAGGTGGCCGAAGCCTACATTCCGCGCCGTGCCATCCGGCATATGGAAAAAGGCCGCGTGGTCATCTTCGGTGCAGGGGCCGGGCTGCCCTACTTCTCCACCGACACCGTAGCCGCCCAGCGTGCACTCGAAGTCCATGCCGACGTCGTCCTGATGGCCAAGAGCGGCGTGGACGCCGTGTACACGGCCGACCCCAAGAAGGACCCCACCGCCGAGCGCCTTGAGACCCTCAGCTACGACGACGCGCTCCGCCGCGACATCCGCGTGATGGACCAGACGGCCATGACCATGTGCAAGGACAATAACCTCTCCATGGTGGTCTTTGGCATGGAGGGTGAAGGAAACGTCACCCGCGCCATCCTGGGCGAAAAGCTCGGCACGCTGGTCACCGCCTAGCTGCGGCTAGGATGTTTTCAGGACAGTTCCGCCCCCTGCCTTCCGGGACCGGGGACGGAAACAGCAACCGAGAACCACGTGCACGGAGCCGGCGCCCCGGACTGCACCAGAATCGTCAGGAGAGACCGTGATAGAAGAAACCTTGCTCGAAGCCGAAGAAAAGATGGACAAGGCTGTCGAAGTAGCCAAGGAAGACTTCGCTGCCATCCGTACCGGCCGGGCAAACCCGGGCCTCTACAACAAGGTCCTGGTGGACTACTACGGTTCCCCCACGCCGCTGCAGCAGCTCGCGTCGTTCGCCATCCCGGACGCCCGTACCATCCTGATCACCCCGTTCGACAAGACCGCGCTGCGGGACATCGAGCGTGCGCTCAGCGACTCCGAGGTCGGCGCCAACCCGTCCAACGACGGCAACGTCATCCGGATCACCATCCCGGAGCTGACCAAGGAACGCCGCAAGGAATACGTCAAGATCGTCAAGACCAAGGGCGAGGACGCCAAGGTTTCCATCCGCAACATCCGCCGCAAGGCCAAGGAAACCCTGGACCGGCTGGTCAAGGACGGCGAGGCCGGCGAGGACGAGGGCACCCGGGCCGAAAAGGAACTGGATGGCCTGACCAAGGCGCACGTGGACGGCATCGACGAGCTGCTTAAGCGCAAGGAAGCAGAGCTGCTCGAAGTCTGATGGGCCAGGCAGAGCAGGCCCCCGCACAACGGGCGCGCACAAGGGGGAAGCAGCCCAGAAGCAACCCAACACCAAAGGCCGGGCGGAACCTGCCGGCCGCGGTGGGGGTGGGCCTGGCCATGCTGTTCGCCGTGCTGGGCGGACTGCTGTTCCTCCCGCTGGGGTTCGTGGCGGTCACCACTACATTCGCCGTCTTCGGGGTGTGGGAAATCTACCGTGCCCTGGAAGCGAACGGCACCAGGATGCCCATCGTGCCGGTGATGACGGGTACGGTTGCCATGCCGTTCTGCGCCTACCTCGGTGGCATTGAAAGCCTGCTCTTTGCCATGCTGCTGAGCTCCGTGGCCGTCCTGCTGTGGCGGTCTGTTGAAAGCGCGGCCGGCTCCGCCAACAGCATCTTCGCCGGTGTGTTCACCCTGGGTTGGGTGCCGTTCTTCATCAGTTTCGCCGCGCTTCCGCTGCATGCCTCGGGAGCCGCCACCCCGCTGGGGCTCTGGCCGGGCGGGACCATTCCCGACGGCGCGTGGCAGGTGGCGGTGATGCTGCTGCTGGTGGTGTCCAACGACACCTTCGGCTACCTGGTGGGCGCGTCCCTGGGCAAGCATCCCATGGCCCCGAAGATCAGCCCGAAGAAATCCTGGGAAGGGTTCGCCGGCTCGGTGGCGGGGGCCATGCTGATCGGCGTCCTGGCCAGCCTTTTTGTGCTGGACAAGCCCTGGTGGGTGGGGATCATCCTGGCGGTAGGAACGGTAACGGCCGCCACTGCGGGGGACCTCGCCGAATCTATGGTGAAACGCGAACTCGGCGTCAAGGACATGAGCAGCATCCTGCCCGGGCACGGCGGCGTCATGGACCGACTTGATTCCATTGTGTTCGCCTCCCCGGTGGTATTCGTCCTGTACGGGCTGCTCGCCGGAGCCTGACACGGACGCGGCCTGACACAAATCCTTGCCGGATCCCGGCGCCCCTAGACTGGGGCAGAACCGATACGGCTGAAAGAGCATCGAAGGAATCAAAGTGGCATTGGACATTCATCGGCAGATCCCTGCGTCCTTTGAGCGCGTACAGCGCAGCGAATATGGCTACAACGCCAAACAGGTGGACCAGTTTCTGCAGCGTGCCCGGGTTTCCCTTGAAACCCCCGAAGCCGCGGCGCACCCCATCAACAGCTCGGATGTCCGGGCCGTCTCCTTTGATCCGGTCAAGGGCGGCTACTCCGCCGCCGTAGTGGATGCGGCACTGGACCGCCTCGAGGACGCCTTCGCCCGCCGCGAACGGGACGAGCTGATCGCTGCGCGGGGCGAGGAGGCATGGCTGCGGGAAATCGGAAACCTGTCCGGCATCCTCCGCGGCAGGCTGCACCGCCCCGACGGTGAGCGGTTCCGCCGGCCCGCGAAGAAGAGGGCCCGCAGCTACAACACCGCGGACGTGGACCGGCTGTGCCGCGAACTTGTCGCGTACCTTGAACAGGACAAGCCGCTCAGCGTGGACAATGTCCGCCGGGCCGTCTTCCGTCCCGCAGTTGGCCAGGATGGATATGAGGAAGCCCAGGTGGACGCTTTCCTGGACCGGGTGGTCGAACTGATGGCGGCCATCGACTAACCCCGATCA from Pseudarthrobacter siccitolerans encodes:
- the tsf gene encoding translation elongation factor Ts is translated as MANYTAADIKALRERTGAGMMDVKKALDEANGDAEKAIEIIRIKGLKGATKREGRSTAEGLVAAKVSNGVGVMIEVNCETDFVAKADKFIQLADKVLAIAVESGAADLETLLATEVDGKPLSEVVVEEGAILGEKVVVRRISRIEGGTVDAYLHKTSKDLPAQVGVLFAVAGDGEAAATAAHDVAVHIAAMAPNYLTRDDVPSDLVESERRIAEETAKAEGKPEAALTKIVEGRVTGFYKGEVLVDQAFAKDAKKSVAQVLEEAGVKGTAFARFRVGS
- the pyrH gene encoding UMP kinase, with amino-acid sequence MEAVNTVMQPEKSRRRVLLKLSGEVFGGGKLGVDPETVRDVAKQIAAAVPEVEVAIVVGGGNFFRGAELSQSGMDRSRADYMGMLGTVMNCLALQDFLEQAGVETRVQSAITMGQVAEAYIPRRAIRHMEKGRVVIFGAGAGLPYFSTDTVAAQRALEVHADVVLMAKSGVDAVYTADPKKDPTAERLETLSYDDALRRDIRVMDQTAMTMCKDNNLSMVVFGMEGEGNVTRAILGEKLGTLVTA
- the frr gene encoding ribosome recycling factor, encoding MIEETLLEAEEKMDKAVEVAKEDFAAIRTGRANPGLYNKVLVDYYGSPTPLQQLASFAIPDARTILITPFDKTALRDIERALSDSEVGANPSNDGNVIRITIPELTKERRKEYVKIVKTKGEDAKVSIRNIRRKAKETLDRLVKDGEAGEDEGTRAEKELDGLTKAHVDGIDELLKRKEAELLEV
- a CDS encoding phosphatidate cytidylyltransferase produces the protein MGQAEQAPAQRARTRGKQPRSNPTPKAGRNLPAAVGVGLAMLFAVLGGLLFLPLGFVAVTTTFAVFGVWEIYRALEANGTRMPIVPVMTGTVAMPFCAYLGGIESLLFAMLLSSVAVLLWRSVESAAGSANSIFAGVFTLGWVPFFISFAALPLHASGAATPLGLWPGGTIPDGAWQVAVMLLLVVSNDTFGYLVGASLGKHPMAPKISPKKSWEGFAGSVAGAMLIGVLASLFVLDKPWWVGIILAVGTVTAATAGDLAESMVKRELGVKDMSSILPGHGGVMDRLDSIVFASPVVFVLYGLLAGA
- a CDS encoding DivIVA domain-containing protein; its protein translation is MALDIHRQIPASFERVQRSEYGYNAKQVDQFLQRARVSLETPEAAAHPINSSDVRAVSFDPVKGGYSAAVVDAALDRLEDAFARRERDELIAARGEEAWLREIGNLSGILRGRLHRPDGERFRRPAKKRARSYNTADVDRLCRELVAYLEQDKPLSVDNVRRAVFRPAVGQDGYEEAQVDAFLDRVVELMAAID